The genomic window AACCCAGTAGCGGGCGTGAAAGCCAGCCAGGCAGATGCTGGGTAGCCGACTCCGCGAGGCAGGAGCCCGTGACAATTCCGAGATGGGCCGCATTATGCTGGAGCAGTATCAGCATCGCTGTGCTGATGGTGATCACCCAAAGTAAGGTATATCCGAACTGGGCACCCGCTGCGACATTGGTTGCCCAGTTCCCCGGGTCAATGAACCCGACAGTCACCAGCATGCCGGGCCCAAGAAAACGCAGGGCATTTAAGGCACCCGAGTAGGCTCGTTTCTTTTGAAGATGTTCGTGAAGTTGTCTCAATAGATTCATGCGGGGGGAAACTATAGCAAAGTCCGGAAAAGTTGAGAGTCCAAAGTAACCTGTCTTTGACGCCGGGCGAATAACAAATTTTAGGAAGTTACTCAAAAGGCCTTTATTCCAACCCCTGAAAACACATACGAAGACATTCTCGACACCCAATCAGTGTTTCTGTAGTTTACTTGGCCTTTATGGCGTTGGATGGGAGTTTTGGAAAACGGGGCTATTTATGAATGCACAGGATATTGTTGCGCTGAAGGAGCAGAGTCTGGCGGAAGTCAAGGCGGCTGCCTCCTTGAATGAAATTGATGCTGTCCGGATTAAATACCTGGGACGGAAGGGCTTGCTGCCTGCAATTATGGAGGGACTCAAGACCGTCGCACCTGATGATCGACCGGAAGTAGGGCGTCGCGCCAATGAACTTAAGCAGGAATTGGGGCTGGCACTGGATGAAGTGAAGGCCGCCCTCGGTGCGGCCTCAAAAGCGGCCGACCAGAAACAATTTGATGTCACCTTACCCGGCGCCTGGAAAACCCTTGGCTCTCGCCATCCCGTTACTCAGGTGATCGAGGAAGCCATCCGGATTTTCAGTATGCTCGGGTTCACAGTGGCGGATGGGCCCGATATGGAGACCGAATACCATAACTTTGATGCCCTGAACACGCCTGCTGACCACCCGTCCCGCGACACGCAGGATACATTCTGGCTGGATAAGAAGACCTTGCTGCGGACACAGACCTCGCCGGTTCAGATTCGCGTGATGGAAAGTTGCAAGCCTCCGATTCGCATTATTGCGCCTGGTCGCTGTTACCGGCGTGATACCACCGACGCCACTCATAGCGCGAACTTCCATCAGATCGAAGGCCTGTATGTGGATCGTAAAGTCTCGATGGCGGATCTGAAGGGGGATATCACCTTCTTTGCCAACCAGATGATGGGGCCGAATGTCAAAGTGCGGTTCCGTCCTCATTTCTTCCCCTTTACCGAGCCCAGTGTGGAATATGATTTTTCCTGTCATGTCTGTGGCGGCCAGGGCTGCCGGGTCTGTAAAAATAGTGGCTGGATAGAAATCTCCGGTGCTGGCATGGTCAACCCCAAAGTCTTTAACATCGTGGGCTATGACCCCGAGTCGGTTACAGGTTATGCCTTCGGCATGGGCGTTGAACGCATTGCCATGATCAAGTTCGGTATCGAGGATATCCGACTGCTGTATGATAACGATGTGCGATTCTTGTCCCAATTTTCCTGAGGAATACGACCATGAAACTTCCATTGAGCTGGTTAAAAGAATATGTGGATTTTGAACTGACCCCCAAGGAACTGGCCTCCCTGCTGACGTTCTCCGGAACCGAAGTCGAGGGGATCAAGACCATTGGTGGTGATTTTACGGGCCTGATAGTGGGCGAGGTGCTCAGTGTTGAGCGGCATCCGAATGCCGACCGCCTGACCGTCTGTCAAGTGAATGACGGAACGAGCACGCTGACGGTGGTCTGTGGGGCACCTAATGTGGCCGCCGGGATCAAGGTGCCACTGGCAACGATCGGGACTACCTTGCCGAATGGTTTAAAGATCAAAAAGGCCAAGGTGCGTGGCATCGAATCGTTCGGTATGCTTTGCGCCGCTGACGAATTGGGCCTTTCTGAGGATCACAACGGCTTGATGATCCTGCCTGCCGATGTCATAACGGGGACGCCTTTCTCCGAGATCGTGGGTCCGCCCGAGACGGTATTGGAACTCGAAGTGACGCCCAACCGCCCCGATTGCCTCAGCATGATCGGGATGGCTCGTGAGGTAGCAACCTTGTTGGGAAAGCCCTTGAAGATTCCCGCTCCGGTGATGAAGGAGTCCGGCACGTCTGTCGAGAGTTTAGCTAGTGTGACGATCGAGGATGCCGTAGGATGTCCACGTTACACCGGTCGGGTGGTGCAGGGGATCACGATCGCGCCAAGTCCGCAATGGCTTCAGAGTCGGTTGTCCGCGGCGGGGATTCGCCCCATTAACAATGTCGTTGATATCACCAACTATGTCATGTTGGAGTCCGGTCAGCCTCTGCATGCCTTTGATTACGAATTATTGGAAGGCCATAAGATTGTGGTGCGGCGCGCCAGGGTTGATGAGGCTATGAGCACTCTTGATGGGGCGGCCCGTGAGCTTACTTCTGAGATGCTGTTGATTGCCGATGTGCGGCGTCCTGTGGCAGTAGCCGGCGTGATGGGCGGGGCGGGGAGTGAGATTCGCGACGTTACCAAAACGGTGTTGCTGGAGAGCGCCTATTTCAAGCCGTCTGATGTTCGCAAGACCTCCAAGAAAATGGGGCTCTCGTCCGAGTCATCCTACCGCTTTGAACGCGGCGTGGATGTCGAAAACGTGGAGTGGGTCAGTCGCCGGGCAGTTCAGTTGATGTGTGAACTGGCCGGTGGGGTGGCAGCCAAGGGGGTAATAGATGTATACCCGACCAAGACGGCGCATGGACAGGTGACGCTCCGGTTTGCTCGTGTCCGGGACTTGCTTGGAATTGAGATCACCAATGAGAAAGTGATGTCGATTTTCACCTCTCTTGGGTTTGGTATCGTGTCGAACGACGCGGTCCGTTGTGTGGTTGATGTACCCGCTTTCAGGGTGGATGTGTTGCAGGAGGCGGATCTCATTGAGGAAGTCGCCCGTATCAATGGGCTGGATAAAATTCCCTCACCTTCACCAGTGGCGAAGATTGTGCCGGGAGTCGACGACAAACCGACCCGTGCGGTTTTAGCACTGCGTGAGAATCTGGTCGGGTTGGGGCTTGCCGAAACCATGAACTACAGCTTCCTGTCTGAGAAGTTGCTGGATCTGGTGGACTATGGGGACGCGGCGAAGCGGGTTGTATTGCCGAACCCGATCAGTGCAGATCATACGATTCTGAGGGATTCGTTCATCCCGCAGATGATCGAGACACTGGGTAAAAACCGGGCACGCCAGGCTCGGGAAGCGTCATTATTTGAAATGGGCCGCGTGTTCTTTAAGGATGCCGATGGCAAGAATGCCGAGTCGGACCGCATTTGCATCGGGCTGATGGGGCCGGTCGGTCGGGCAGGGATTCTGAAGTCGCAGCCGGTGAAGGATGAGGAGATGTTCCAGTGGATCAAGGGGATTCTCGAGTCACTTGGCCGGGCGCAACATGTGGCGGCAGTCGCCCGTGGCGGGCTGTGCCGTCTGGATATCGAATTGAAGCCCTTATCGAGTCCTTGCTTTGAAGAAGGCCGTGCGGTCTCGGTGTGGCTGGCGGGAGTCAATGTCGGTGTGATGGGCCTGGTCAGTGAACGCTTGCGCAATGAGTGGCGTATGGCGGATCCTGTCGCAGTGCTTGAGCTTGAGGTGGCGCCGCTGCTCAAGGATGTGCTGCGGGTTCCGGTATCTCATGGAATCGGTTCATTCCCCGGCGTCGATCGTGATGTGGCCATGGTGGTGGAAGATGGTATCTCGCATGAGGCGATACTGAAATCTATCTGGACGGCCGCCCCGCCGGAGTTAGTCGACATCCAGCTTTTCGATGTCTATCGCGGTGAGAACCTGGGGAAAGGACGGAAGAGTCTGGCCTATTCGCTGACCTATCGCTCCATGGACAAGACCCTGACCGATGAAGTAGCCAACGCTTTCCACGACAAGGTCAAAGCCGCCTTACGAAAAGATGTGGCCGCCGATATAAGAGAGGGCTGATTAGTTGGAATGTAGGGCCGTCGCTTGCGACGGCCCTACGGTAAATCAGGCGATTTAACGATATGAAGGCTTTGATCCAGAGAGTGAGCCGGGCAAGGGTGACGGTGGAGGGGAAGGAAACCGGGGCCATCGGGAAAGGCTATGCCATTCTTTTGGGCGTCCGGTTACAGGATACTGATACTGATGCCATCTTCCTGGCAGAAAAGACCGCAGGACTTCGCATTTTTACCGATGCCGAGGATAGGATGAATCTTGCATTGTCTGATGTAGATGGAACCGTTTTGGTCGTTTCGCAGTTCACACTTTACGCTGATACCCGCAAGGGAAACCGTCCCAGCTTTATCAATGCTGCCGCTCCTGCCGAAGCCGAACGCCTTTACGAGGTCTATGTCAACCAACTCCGCCGTATTCTCGGGCCGGACAAAGTGGCGACCGGTATATTCCGCGCCAACATGAGTGTCGAGATCATCAACGACGGCCCAGTCACGATCGAGTTGTGCTCGGATGGTAGGACGATTTGAGGCCTAACTCATACTTCGTAATTCATACATGGAAGAGGAGGGCTGATGAATGCGTAAA from bacterium includes these protein-coding regions:
- the pheS gene encoding phenylalanine--tRNA ligase subunit alpha, which translates into the protein MNAQDIVALKEQSLAEVKAAASLNEIDAVRIKYLGRKGLLPAIMEGLKTVAPDDRPEVGRRANELKQELGLALDEVKAALGAASKAADQKQFDVTLPGAWKTLGSRHPVTQVIEEAIRIFSMLGFTVADGPDMETEYHNFDALNTPADHPSRDTQDTFWLDKKTLLRTQTSPVQIRVMESCKPPIRIIAPGRCYRRDTTDATHSANFHQIEGLYVDRKVSMADLKGDITFFANQMMGPNVKVRFRPHFFPFTEPSVEYDFSCHVCGGQGCRVCKNSGWIEISGAGMVNPKVFNIVGYDPESVTGYAFGMGVERIAMIKFGIEDIRLLYDNDVRFLSQFS
- the pheT gene encoding phenylalanine--tRNA ligase subunit beta, coding for MKLPLSWLKEYVDFELTPKELASLLTFSGTEVEGIKTIGGDFTGLIVGEVLSVERHPNADRLTVCQVNDGTSTLTVVCGAPNVAAGIKVPLATIGTTLPNGLKIKKAKVRGIESFGMLCAADELGLSEDHNGLMILPADVITGTPFSEIVGPPETVLELEVTPNRPDCLSMIGMAREVATLLGKPLKIPAPVMKESGTSVESLASVTIEDAVGCPRYTGRVVQGITIAPSPQWLQSRLSAAGIRPINNVVDITNYVMLESGQPLHAFDYELLEGHKIVVRRARVDEAMSTLDGAARELTSEMLLIADVRRPVAVAGVMGGAGSEIRDVTKTVLLESAYFKPSDVRKTSKKMGLSSESSYRFERGVDVENVEWVSRRAVQLMCELAGGVAAKGVIDVYPTKTAHGQVTLRFARVRDLLGIEITNEKVMSIFTSLGFGIVSNDAVRCVVDVPAFRVDVLQEADLIEEVARINGLDKIPSPSPVAKIVPGVDDKPTRAVLALRENLVGLGLAETMNYSFLSEKLLDLVDYGDAAKRVVLPNPISADHTILRDSFIPQMIETLGKNRARQAREASLFEMGRVFFKDADGKNAESDRICIGLMGPVGRAGILKSQPVKDEEMFQWIKGILESLGRAQHVAAVARGGLCRLDIELKPLSSPCFEEGRAVSVWLAGVNVGVMGLVSERLRNEWRMADPVAVLELEVAPLLKDVLRVPVSHGIGSFPGVDRDVAMVVEDGISHEAILKSIWTAAPPELVDIQLFDVYRGENLGKGRKSLAYSLTYRSMDKTLTDEVANAFHDKVKAALRKDVAADIREG
- the dtd gene encoding D-aminoacyl-tRNA deacylase; this encodes MKALIQRVSRARVTVEGKETGAIGKGYAILLGVRLQDTDTDAIFLAEKTAGLRIFTDAEDRMNLALSDVDGTVLVVSQFTLYADTRKGNRPSFINAAAPAEAERLYEVYVNQLRRILGPDKVATGIFRANMSVEIINDGPVTIELCSDGRTI